A window of Mangifera indica cultivar Alphonso chromosome 13, CATAS_Mindica_2.1, whole genome shotgun sequence contains these coding sequences:
- the LOC123195015 gene encoding uncharacterized protein At2g34160-like codes for MEVITEQVNNLNITDTSAANKKNRIQVSNTKKPLFFYVNLAKRYMQQHSEVELSALGMAIATVVTIAEILKNNGLAVEKKIMTSTVDMREETGGRPVQKAKIEILLGKSEKFDELMAAAAEEALENEEQT; via the exons atGGAGGTAATTACAGAGCAAGTTAACAACTTGAACATCACTGATACATCTGCAGCCAACAAGAAGAACCGAATCCAAGTCTCTAATACCAAGAAACCCCTGTTCTTTTATGTGAATCTCGCTAAG AGGTACATGCAGCAGCACTCTGAGGTGGAACTTTCTGCTCTTGGAATGG CTATCGCCACAGTTGTTACAATTGCTGAGATCTTGAAGAATAATGGACTGGCTGTTGAGAAAA AGATCATGACTTCTACTGTTGACATGAGGGAGGAAACCGGAGGACGACCTGTCCAAAAAGCGAAG ATTGAAATACTACTGGGGAAGTCAGAAAAGTTTGATGAGTTGATGGCTGCTGCTGCAGAGGAGGCCTTGGAAAATGAGGAGCAGACCTGA
- the LOC123195014 gene encoding adenine nucleotide transporter BT1, chloroplastic/mitochondrial-like, protein MGKRGGIQLFDDRSAICDLASQWNLKDDNFHCQYQLGGLFASVGQMGVNFGVSPNSPNPHDSNNGGIKSPLTDLYVKYVTSKGGACIIEVPEGETTMKKKKGGLKLKIKIANPSLRRLFSGAIAGAVSRTAVAPLETIRTHLMVGSSGHTTGEVFHNIMKTDGWKGLFRGNLVNIIRVAPSKAIELFAFDTVNKKLSAKPGEQSKIPIPASLIAGACAGVSSTLCTYPLELVKTRLTIQRDAYDGIVDAFVKILQEEGPAELYRGLAPSLIGVIPYAATNYFAYDSLRKAYKKVIKQEKIGNIETLLIGSLAGAISSSATFPLEVARKHMQVGAVSGQVYKNVIHALASILEKEGITGLYKGLGPSCLKLVPAAGISFMCYEACKRILVEKDEEA, encoded by the exons atgGGTAAGAGAGGAGGAATTCAACTGTTTGATGATAGAAGTGCAATCTGTGATTTGGCATCTCAATGGAATCTCAAAGACGATAACTTTCATTGTCAGTATCAACTGGGTGGCTTATTTGCAAGCGTGGGCCAAATGGGAGTAAATTTCGGTGTTTCTCCAAACTCGCCAAATCCTCATGACAGTAACAATGGCGGCATCAAATCTCCGTTGACTGATTTGTATGTAAAGTACGTTACTTCAAAGGGTGGAGCTTGCATTATTGAGGTGCCGGAAGGTGAAACGactatgaagaagaagaagggtggacttaaattgaaaattaagattGCAAATCCTTCATTGAGGCGGTTGTTTAGTGGAGCAATAGCTGGGGCTGTGTCAAGGACAGCTGTGGCTCCACTGGAGACTATAAGGACGCATTTGATGGTGGGGAGCAGTGGACATACAACTGGTGAGGTGTTCCATAATATAATGAAGACTGATGGGTGGAAGGGCTTGTTTAGGGGTAATTTGGTTAATATCATCCGTGTTGCGCCTAGCAAGGCTATTGAG CTTTTTGCTTTCGATACGGTCAACAAGAAATTGTCAGCCAAACCTGGGGAACAGTCAAAAATTCCCATTCCTGCATCATTAATTGCTGGGGCCTGTGCTGGAGTTAGCTCAACTTTATGCACATATCCTCTTGAGTTGGTCAAGACTCGTTTAACCATACAG AGAGATGCATATGATGGTATCGTTGATGCATTCGTAAAAATACTGCAAGAAGAAGGCCCTGCAGAACTCTACAGAGGTCTTGCTCCCAGCCTAATTGGAGTAATTCCATATGCTGCCACCAATTACTTCGCTTATGATTCATTAAGGAAAGCTTATAAGAAAGTAATCAAGCAAGAAAAAATTGGCAACATTGAGACCCTTTTAATTGGATCACTAGCAGGTGCTATATCAAGTAGTGCAACTTTTCCTCTTGAAGTGGCTCGCAAGCACATGCAGGTTGGAGCAGTCAGTGGACAGGTATACAAGAATGTTATTCATGCACTCGCTAGCATTCTCGAGAAAGAAGGGATCACTGGTTTGTATAAAGGTTTAGGACCCAGCTGCTTGAAGTTGGTGCCTGCTGCTGGGATTTCTTTTATGTGCTATGAAGCATGCAAAAGAATACTGGTTGAGAAAGACGAGGAAGCATAA
- the LOC123194243 gene encoding EG45-like domain containing protein gives MASLFVIMAVVLSLLSNLEVSLVLGDIGTASSYNPPYLPTRCNGNSQDQFPPGNLFVAVSEGLWDNGAACGRRYRLRCLSGIDKPCKSGSIEVKVVDFCPKSPCPATILLSNDAFAAVSRSAGKINIEYAQI, from the exons ATGGCCTCACTCTTTGTGATCATGGCAGTCGTATTGAGCTTATTAAGCAACTTAGAAGTAAGCCTTGTTCTTGGTGATATTGGTACCGCTTCATCTTATAATCCTCCATACTTGC CAACTAGGTGTAATGGCAATAGTCAAGATCAATTCCCTCCAGGAAATTTGTTTGTTGCGGTTAGTGAAGGGTTGTGGGACAACGGCGCTGCTTGTGGGAGACGTTACAGATTGAGGTGCCTGAGTGGCATTGATAAACCCTGCAAGAGTGGTAGTATTGAGGTGAAGGTGGTGGATTTCTGCCCCAAATCTCCTTGCCCTGCAACCATCCTCCTGTCCAATGATGCTTTTGCTGCCGTCTCCCGCTCTGCTGGAAAAATCAACATTGAATATGCCCA GATATGA
- the LOC123195107 gene encoding putative ATPase N2B isoform X1, with amino-acid sequence MRKFSSMASLLYLGLYIQRGTYNKKVGINVLRSYSRLLSPKPPGPLMQYRKLIEEGKLRWDPNQERIALALENLLGRLEQYEKDMEEYHVNLANWEKKREYERRKLLMEEAELKQQGDLLGSVNKNRNQILERLMLWKKPRNVESGVGKWVSYLNRERKLDSLVGRRPTAPPAPKGVYIYGNVGSGKTMLMDMFYCGTQRIVKHRRRFHFHEAMLKINEHMHQFWKNQVEEKSLQSNISSWITSLPFDMKVKEWVAAEERYKQDVQMKDILPAVADKFLMEWHADQRGASILCFDEIQTVDVFAIVALSGILSRLLSTGTVLVATSNRAPHDLNQDGMQWELFQKFVSKLEKHCEIIAIGSEIDYRRLIAQRCMDQVHYFWPLDGGALTAFETMWEQVTNQLGGKITSYTIPVMFGRTLEVPQSCNGVARLTFEYLCSRPLGAADYIAVAQNYHTVFISDIPVMSMRIRDKARRFITLIDELYNYHCCLVCSAASSIDDLFQGTEEGTLFDLESFQFETEIEGGKLRRNVLAEGSVSSGGSPTGIISMLSGQEEMFAFRRAVSRLIEMQTPLYLEGVHSLHPFFQNKIKSM; translated from the exons atgagaaaattttcttcGATGGCTTCGTTACTCTATCTAGGATTGTACATCCAAAGAGGAACTTATAATAAGAAGGTTGGCATAAATGTGCTTCGCTCTTATTCTCGCCTTTTATCTCCAAAGCCTCCAG GACCACTAATGCAGTACAGAAAACTGATTGAGGAGGGGAAGCTGCGGTGGGATCCTAACCAGGAAAGGATTGCTTTGGCATTAGAGAATTTGCTTGGGAGATTAGAACAATATGAAAAAGATATGGAGGAATATCAT GTAAACCTAGCCAACtgggagaaaaaaagagagtatGAGAGGCGCAAGCTATTGATGGAGGAAGCTGAGCTAAAGCAGCAGGGAGATCTGTTGGGTTCAGTAAACAAGAATAGGAATCAAATATTGGAAAGATTGATGCTTTG GAAAAAACCTAGAAATGTAGAATCAGGAGTGGGTAAATGGGTTTCATACCTTAACCGAGAAAGGAAGTTGGATTCTCTTGTTGGGCGGCGTCCAACTGCTCCTCCAGCCCCGAAaggagtatatatatatggcaaTGTTGGAAGTG GCAAAACCATGCTTATGGACATGTTTTATTGTGGCACTCAAAGAATTGTTAAACATCGACGAAGGTTTCATTTTCATGAG GCTATGCTCAAAATTAATGAACATATGCACCAGTTCTGGAAAAATCAAGTGGAGGAAAAGTCTTTGCAATCTAACATATCTAGTTGGATTACGAGTCTTCCATTCGATATGAAAGTTAAGGAATGGGTAGCTGCAGAAGAAAGATATAAGCAGGATGTTCAGATGAAAGATATTCTTCCTGCGGTAGCTGATAAGTTTCTTATGGAGTGGCATGCAGATCAAAGAGGGGCCAGCATTCTTTGTTTTGATGAGATACAG ACTGTGGATGTGTTCGCTATTGTAGCCTTATCCGGAATTTTGAGCAGATTGTTGAGTACTGGAACTGTTCTTGTGGCCACGAGTAACAGAGCACCACATGATTTAAATCAG GATGGGATGCAGTGGGagttatttcaaaaatttgtttcaaaattggAGAAGCATTGTGAGATTATTGCAATTGGAAGTGAAATCGATTACCGTCGCCTTATAGCACAAAGATGTATGGACCAG GTCCACTACTTCTGGCCCTTGGATGGTGGTGCTCTGACGGCATTTGAGACAATGTGGGAGCAAGTCACAAACCAGTTGGGAGGAAAAATCACGTCCTATACCATCCCGGTGATGTTTGGGAG AACATTGGAAGTTCCTCAAAGCTGTAATGGAGTGGCACGCTTAACATTCGAGTATCTATGTAGTCGCCCG TTAGGTGCAGCAGATTACATTGCAGTAGCACAAAACTATCACACTGTTTTCATCTCTGACATTCCAGTAATGAGTATGCGAATTCGTGACAAG GCACGTAGGTTTATCACCCTAATTGATGAGCTATACAACTATCATTGCTGCCTCGTCTGTTCTGCAGCTTCTtctattgatgatttatttcaAGGAACTGAAGAGGGTACACTTTTTGATTTGGAAAG TTTCCAGTTTGAAACAGAGATAGAGGGAGGGAAACTTCGCCGAAATGTTTTGGCAGAAGGCTCTGTGAGTTCAGGGGGTTCACCCACTGGTATAATTTCCATGCTATCTGGACAAGAAGAGATGTTTGCCTTCCGCCGAGCA GTCTCTCGCTTGATTGAAATGCAGACACCTCTATACCTGGAAGGAGTTCATTCTCTTCATCCATTtttccaaaacaaaatcaagagTATGTAA
- the LOC123195107 gene encoding putative ATPase N2B isoform X2, which translates to MCFALILAFYLQSLQVNLANWEKKREYERRKLLMEEAELKQQGDLLGSVNKNRNQILERLMLWKKPRNVESGVGKWVSYLNRERKLDSLVGRRPTAPPAPKGVYIYGNVGSGKTMLMDMFYCGTQRIVKHRRRFHFHEAMLKINEHMHQFWKNQVEEKSLQSNISSWITSLPFDMKVKEWVAAEERYKQDVQMKDILPAVADKFLMEWHADQRGASILCFDEIQTVDVFAIVALSGILSRLLSTGTVLVATSNRAPHDLNQDGMQWELFQKFVSKLEKHCEIIAIGSEIDYRRLIAQRCMDQVHYFWPLDGGALTAFETMWEQVTNQLGGKITSYTIPVMFGRTLEVPQSCNGVARLTFEYLCSRPLGAADYIAVAQNYHTVFISDIPVMSMRIRDKARRFITLIDELYNYHCCLVCSAASSIDDLFQGTEEGTLFDLESFQFETEIEGGKLRRNVLAEGSVSSGGSPTGIISMLSGQEEMFAFRRAVSRLIEMQTPLYLEGVHSLHPFFQNKIKSM; encoded by the exons ATGTGCTTCGCTCTTATTCTCGCCTTTTATCTCCAAAGCCTCCAG GTAAACCTAGCCAACtgggagaaaaaaagagagtatGAGAGGCGCAAGCTATTGATGGAGGAAGCTGAGCTAAAGCAGCAGGGAGATCTGTTGGGTTCAGTAAACAAGAATAGGAATCAAATATTGGAAAGATTGATGCTTTG GAAAAAACCTAGAAATGTAGAATCAGGAGTGGGTAAATGGGTTTCATACCTTAACCGAGAAAGGAAGTTGGATTCTCTTGTTGGGCGGCGTCCAACTGCTCCTCCAGCCCCGAAaggagtatatatatatggcaaTGTTGGAAGTG GCAAAACCATGCTTATGGACATGTTTTATTGTGGCACTCAAAGAATTGTTAAACATCGACGAAGGTTTCATTTTCATGAG GCTATGCTCAAAATTAATGAACATATGCACCAGTTCTGGAAAAATCAAGTGGAGGAAAAGTCTTTGCAATCTAACATATCTAGTTGGATTACGAGTCTTCCATTCGATATGAAAGTTAAGGAATGGGTAGCTGCAGAAGAAAGATATAAGCAGGATGTTCAGATGAAAGATATTCTTCCTGCGGTAGCTGATAAGTTTCTTATGGAGTGGCATGCAGATCAAAGAGGGGCCAGCATTCTTTGTTTTGATGAGATACAG ACTGTGGATGTGTTCGCTATTGTAGCCTTATCCGGAATTTTGAGCAGATTGTTGAGTACTGGAACTGTTCTTGTGGCCACGAGTAACAGAGCACCACATGATTTAAATCAG GATGGGATGCAGTGGGagttatttcaaaaatttgtttcaaaattggAGAAGCATTGTGAGATTATTGCAATTGGAAGTGAAATCGATTACCGTCGCCTTATAGCACAAAGATGTATGGACCAG GTCCACTACTTCTGGCCCTTGGATGGTGGTGCTCTGACGGCATTTGAGACAATGTGGGAGCAAGTCACAAACCAGTTGGGAGGAAAAATCACGTCCTATACCATCCCGGTGATGTTTGGGAG AACATTGGAAGTTCCTCAAAGCTGTAATGGAGTGGCACGCTTAACATTCGAGTATCTATGTAGTCGCCCG TTAGGTGCAGCAGATTACATTGCAGTAGCACAAAACTATCACACTGTTTTCATCTCTGACATTCCAGTAATGAGTATGCGAATTCGTGACAAG GCACGTAGGTTTATCACCCTAATTGATGAGCTATACAACTATCATTGCTGCCTCGTCTGTTCTGCAGCTTCTtctattgatgatttatttcaAGGAACTGAAGAGGGTACACTTTTTGATTTGGAAAG TTTCCAGTTTGAAACAGAGATAGAGGGAGGGAAACTTCGCCGAAATGTTTTGGCAGAAGGCTCTGTGAGTTCAGGGGGTTCACCCACTGGTATAATTTCCATGCTATCTGGACAAGAAGAGATGTTTGCCTTCCGCCGAGCA GTCTCTCGCTTGATTGAAATGCAGACACCTCTATACCTGGAAGGAGTTCATTCTCTTCATCCATTtttccaaaacaaaatcaagagTATGTAA